One Campylobacter massiliensis DNA window includes the following coding sequences:
- a CDS encoding molybdopterin dinucleotide binding domain-containing protein, translating to MQRREFLKNAAMISAAGATAAVADDAGRIKDDYKPQGSSLQPEFSVKDGKISINDGHSVVFSMCHGCVAKCGLRLHVDEKADRVLRCTGNPYHPLSNVHWASFDTSINDALLATTASGEDDRRATVCARGAALPEMIASPIRILSPLKRVGKRGEGKWKKISFEQLIEEVVDGGDLFGEGHVDGLRAILSDELIDEANPEYGTKRNQLLSFYLYDGRSDIVDRFIKKSFGTINHYSHGGICGGGFRVGGKIAHNAKGFAHTKPDYENSKFTIYWGTSPANGGNPFQKQAKMVAHARSKNDGFTYAVVDPTLTNAVKFAASDKGRWIGIKPGTDTALAMAMIRWIIENEKYAANYLMQPNFEQAKLAGEIHWCNATHLVITQKGHPDYGKFALVGDEWQVCSQSGKIQSYKINEPAKLYYKGKILLNGKKVEVKSSMQLLKESAYKHSLKEYSKICGVSIDDILWLCENFTKNGRQVSTNVHGGMMHTQAAMSTCAIFCLNTLMGTYGYKGGTVNASAGTHEFLKGRYDLENFEGAFKPNGLNLSRSGKYYETSSEFKRKVAAGGSGYPAQQPWYPISMPLVNETLTSHAAGYPYKVKAFINYMTNVVYGQAGLKVAVLDALKDSKNLPLFIGIDAFMNETNAYADYLVPDGVNLENWALPNSLWGTIAKTSVVRYPAVAAKQDRAADGTLIDVEAFYIAVAKRLGLKGFGKGAFKDKDGKPMDLDTKEQYYAAALANLAFDGEGVKDISKEDLKLSKISKTMKKLEPFLKDEEKAKVAHVLAKGGRFDSYESAYKGDKTTVKVPAATPAAIYYEPLGGHRHSITGEYMPGTPTLALAVASDGTPLEKFFPKSEWKYLVSSRKSNIQHYYTIVSPKLRAIHPKNFVRIAEDIASEQGIKTGDKVKITTPYGSQTGEAFVTNGVASGVISLEHGFGHDEFGARVHFIDGKPAFWLENAEKGVNHNKLGLLDPKRKGKFSLNDWLVGTCARQALPANIRKIG from the coding sequence ATGCAAAGACGAGAATTTCTAAAAAACGCGGCGATGATCTCGGCCGCTGGCGCGACCGCTGCGGTAGCGGACGACGCGGGGAGAATAAAAGACGACTATAAACCGCAGGGCAGCTCGCTACAGCCAGAATTTAGTGTAAAAGATGGCAAAATTTCGATAAACGACGGCCATAGCGTGGTATTTTCTATGTGTCACGGCTGCGTGGCAAAGTGCGGACTGCGGCTACATGTGGACGAAAAAGCCGACCGCGTGCTAAGATGCACGGGCAACCCATACCATCCGCTATCAAACGTGCACTGGGCGAGCTTTGATACCTCGATAAACGACGCACTGCTAGCAACAACGGCTAGCGGCGAGGACGATCGGCGCGCCACGGTATGCGCTAGAGGCGCAGCGCTACCCGAGATGATAGCTTCGCCTATTAGGATTTTATCTCCGCTAAAGCGAGTGGGCAAAAGAGGCGAGGGCAAGTGGAAAAAGATCAGCTTCGAGCAGCTCATCGAGGAGGTCGTCGATGGCGGGGATCTTTTTGGCGAGGGGCACGTGGACGGGCTTAGGGCTATACTCTCAGACGAACTCATCGACGAGGCAAATCCCGAATACGGCACCAAGCGCAACCAGCTTTTGAGCTTTTATCTCTATGACGGACGCTCGGATATCGTCGATCGCTTTATCAAAAAATCTTTCGGCACTATAAATCACTATTCGCACGGCGGTATCTGCGGCGGCGGTTTTAGAGTCGGCGGCAAAATCGCGCACAACGCAAAGGGCTTTGCTCATACTAAGCCCGACTACGAAAACTCCAAATTTACCATCTACTGGGGCACCTCGCCGGCAAACGGCGGAAATCCGTTCCAAAAGCAAGCCAAAATGGTCGCCCACGCAAGAAGTAAAAACGACGGCTTCACCTATGCAGTGGTAGATCCGACGCTAACAAACGCCGTCAAATTCGCCGCCTCAGACAAAGGCCGCTGGATCGGTATAAAACCGGGCACCGACACCGCGCTTGCTATGGCGATGATACGCTGGATCATAGAAAACGAAAAATACGCCGCAAACTACCTCATGCAGCCAAATTTCGAGCAGGCAAAGCTAGCCGGCGAAATACACTGGTGCAACGCCACCCACCTAGTCATCACGCAAAAAGGCCACCCAGACTACGGTAAATTTGCGCTAGTTGGCGACGAGTGGCAGGTCTGCTCTCAAAGCGGCAAAATCCAAAGCTACAAGATAAACGAGCCGGCTAAGCTCTACTATAAAGGCAAAATTTTGCTTAACGGCAAAAAAGTCGAGGTCAAAAGCTCGATGCAGCTACTAAAAGAATCAGCCTATAAACACAGCCTCAAAGAGTACTCTAAAATTTGCGGCGTGAGCATAGACGATATCCTCTGGCTGTGCGAAAATTTCACCAAAAACGGCAGGCAAGTCAGCACCAACGTCCACGGCGGCATGATGCACACGCAAGCAGCGATGAGCACCTGCGCGATATTTTGCCTAAACACGCTTATGGGCACATACGGCTACAAGGGCGGCACCGTAAACGCAAGCGCGGGCACGCACGAGTTTTTAAAAGGCAGATACGATCTAGAAAATTTCGAGGGCGCATTCAAACCAAACGGACTAAATTTATCCCGCTCGGGCAAGTATTACGAAACGAGCTCTGAGTTTAAACGTAAAGTCGCGGCAGGCGGCAGCGGCTATCCTGCACAGCAGCCGTGGTATCCTATCTCGATGCCGCTGGTAAACGAAACGCTCACCAGCCACGCCGCGGGCTATCCGTACAAAGTAAAAGCGTTTATAAACTACATGACGAACGTCGTCTACGGACAGGCGGGGCTCAAAGTCGCGGTACTTGACGCGCTAAAAGATAGCAAAAATTTACCGCTTTTCATCGGTATCGACGCCTTTATGAACGAGACCAACGCCTACGCCGACTACCTCGTGCCAGACGGCGTAAATCTCGAAAACTGGGCGCTTCCAAACTCGCTCTGGGGTACGATAGCTAAAACCTCGGTCGTGCGCTACCCGGCCGTCGCCGCTAAACAAGACCGCGCCGCAGACGGCACGCTAATCGACGTAGAGGCCTTTTACATCGCGGTGGCAAAAAGGCTCGGGCTAAAAGGATTTGGCAAAGGCGCCTTTAAGGATAAAGACGGAAAGCCGATGGATCTGGATACTAAAGAGCAGTATTACGCCGCGGCGCTGGCAAATTTGGCCTTTGACGGAGAGGGCGTGAAGGACATCAGCAAAGAGGATCTAAAGCTAAGTAAAATTTCAAAAACCATGAAAAAGCTAGAGCCGTTTTTAAAAGATGAGGAAAAAGCAAAAGTCGCGCACGTGCTGGCAAAGGGCGGTAGGTTTGACAGCTACGAGAGTGCGTACAAGGGCGATAAAACCACGGTAAAAGTACCCGCCGCCACGCCTGCTGCGATCTACTACGAGCCGCTTGGCGGACATAGGCACTCTATCACGGGCGAGTATATGCCGGGCACGCCGACTCTGGCCCTTGCGGTCGCTAGCGACGGTACTCCGCTAGAAAAGTTTTTCCCAAAATCAGAGTGGAAATACCTCGTAAGCTCGAGAAAATCAAACATCCAGCACTACTACACGATCGTTAGTCCAAAGCTACGCGCCATACATCCGAAAAATTTCGTAAGGATCGCCGAGGATATCGCAAGCGAGCAGGGTATCAAGACTGGCGACAAGGTCAAGATCACGACGCCGTATGGCTCGCAAACGGGCGAGGCCTTCGTAACAAACGGCGTTGCTAGCGGCGTCATCAGCCTCGAGCACGGTTTTGGACACGATGAGTTTGGCGCTAGAGTGCATTTTATCGACGGCAAACCGGCCTTTTGGCTAGAAAACGCGGAAAAAGGGGTAAATCACAACAAACTTGGCCTACTAGATCCGAAGCGAAAGGGTAAATTTAGCCTAAACGACTGGCTAGTGGGCACCTGCGCTAGACAGGCGCTACCTGCAAATATCCGCAAAATCGGCTAA
- a CDS encoding 4Fe-4S dicluster domain-containing protein, which produces MQSTLGSRRSFIAAAGVFIAATALRAAPNTFEKTKGPRYGMVIDLTRCVGCQSCTMNCSMENNVQAGAFRTIVSEYEASDKEGTRAVIASLPRLCNHCENPACIDVCPTGASHQRGNGIVKVNSAECIGCALCAEACPYHARYLSLQTYKVDKCTFCDHRLREGLLPACVETCVGGSRIIGDLNDKNSNIRKFLAAHETMVLDSPKNTHPQVFYYGVSEILAKNDKELAAKKGYKQAISWSEEIAL; this is translated from the coding sequence ATGCAATCAACGCTAGGTTCGCGTCGTAGCTTTATCGCTGCGGCGGGTGTTTTTATCGCGGCAACCGCGCTCAGGGCCGCTCCGAATACTTTTGAAAAAACCAAAGGTCCGCGCTACGGCATGGTCATCGACCTCACGCGCTGCGTGGGCTGTCAGTCTTGCACAATGAACTGCTCCATGGAAAACAACGTCCAAGCAGGCGCCTTTAGGACGATCGTTTCGGAGTACGAAGCTAGCGATAAAGAGGGCACCCGAGCCGTTATCGCATCGCTGCCGCGCCTTTGTAATCACTGCGAAAATCCAGCCTGTATCGACGTTTGTCCGACGGGAGCGAGCCACCAAAGAGGCAACGGTATCGTTAAAGTAAATAGCGCCGAGTGCATCGGCTGCGCGCTTTGCGCCGAGGCCTGTCCGTATCACGCTAGATACCTTAGCCTACAAACCTACAAGGTCGATAAATGCACCTTCTGCGACCACAGACTGCGCGAGGGATTGCTGCCTGCGTGCGTGGAGACCTGTGTGGGCGGAAGCCGCATAATAGGCGATCTAAACGACAAAAACTCAAATATCAGGAAATTTTTAGCCGCCCATGAGACGATGGTGCTAGATAGTCCGAAAAATACGCATCCGCAGGTTTTTTACTACGGCGTGAGCGAAATTTTGGCTAAAAACGATAAGGAACTGGCGGCTAAAAAAGGCTACAAACAAGCGATCAGCTGGAGCGAAGAGATCGCGCTGTAA
- a CDS encoding tyrosine-type recombinase/integrase, with protein MKYALDCKDSFENSFIFWLTRYVKFKLSSLSNKELRDPKALASVNFALSREIKNIDQLDGLVKSARNAGLTGINTYFNPLKKIFETLKFYELESLKQIDEELLSEVLASVTGGLSDASKKNYRISAINFFAFLDKQNEEDGKAHVFDIELKNWGGVGGARGQKLPEFMSEDEVKRFLEAIENAEFKSNANRNKLIIKIIIFTGIRVSEALSLKRKDITEDGELYVIRIRGKGNKYRVVMIKRRLIEAHLDAIAINYINKEGYLFINKKGTRLTQAYVSRIVEQILFKVGIRKEKNGAHMLRHTFATMLYKKQKDLVLVQEALGHASLNTSRIYTHFDSEKLKLAAQVAEELSGE; from the coding sequence TTGAAATACGCGCTTGATTGCAAGGATAGTTTTGAAAACTCGTTTATATTTTGGCTCACGAGATACGTCAAATTTAAGCTTAGCTCGCTCTCAAACAAAGAGCTTCGCGACCCAAAGGCGCTAGCAAGCGTAAATTTCGCCCTTAGCCGCGAGATAAAAAATATCGACCAACTAGACGGCCTTGTAAAATCGGCTAGAAACGCGGGACTAACGGGTATAAATACATACTTTAATCCGCTTAAAAAGATATTCGAGACGCTCAAATTTTACGAGCTAGAGAGCCTAAAGCAGATCGACGAAGAGCTGCTAAGCGAGGTTCTAGCTAGCGTCACGGGCGGGCTTAGCGACGCGAGCAAGAAAAACTACCGCATAAGTGCGATAAATTTTTTCGCATTTTTGGATAAGCAAAACGAAGAGGACGGCAAGGCGCACGTCTTTGACATCGAGCTAAAAAACTGGGGCGGCGTGGGCGGAGCGCGCGGGCAAAAGCTGCCTGAGTTTATGAGCGAGGATGAGGTCAAGAGATTTTTGGAGGCGATCGAAAACGCGGAGTTTAAAAGCAATGCCAATCGCAACAAGCTCATCATCAAAATTATCATTTTCACTGGCATCCGCGTGAGCGAGGCGCTAAGCCTAAAGCGCAAAGATATAACCGAGGACGGCGAACTCTACGTCATAAGAATCCGCGGCAAAGGCAACAAGTACCGCGTCGTTATGATCAAGCGCCGCCTCATCGAAGCCCATCTGGACGCGATCGCGATAAACTATATAAATAAAGAAGGCTATCTTTTTATCAACAAAAAAGGTACGCGCCTGACGCAGGCCTACGTGAGCCGCATCGTCGAGCAGATACTCTTTAAAGTAGGAATCCGTAAGGAAAAAAACGGCGCTCACATGCTGCGTCACACCTTTGCCACGATGCTTTACAAAAAGCAAAAAGACCTGGTTTTAGTGCAAGAAGCGCTCGGGCACGCGAGCCTAAACACTTCGCGCATTTACACACATTTTGATAGCGAAAAGCTAAAGCTCGCCGCGCAGGTAGCCGAGGAGCTAAGCGGGGAATAG
- a CDS encoding DUF3137 domain-containing protein — MTLSQAFLLTVKKQKECRAAAAGTPSFIALCVGVFALLLAALKIFDLGAGAALVLLVLFFGLLFWVPAKLKSIGKAQDEYNEFYKEVFIPALIKDIDESFTYSAYGGISQSEFDAAGIYRPSIFYSEDSVRGVYKGVKFSLCEVISHEREYPRINNKYVAAFVLLKYAFDQYSDFKGSVLVCEFNKKFRSKTVAVSKDFNTKFLGDKELLDDVKFNENFRVFTTDKIEARYLLTPAFMGKLNILKAYKNTLKSPSVAFMDNKFYLFCFSRRNFFEGRLFERPDINEARREQRYVRQMLSVIDELNLSLDIYR, encoded by the coding sequence ATGACCCTTTCGCAAGCATTTTTATTAACCGTAAAAAAACAAAAAGAGTGCCGAGCCGCAGCGGCCGGAACGCCTAGTTTTATCGCCCTTTGCGTCGGCGTTTTTGCTCTACTTCTAGCGGCGCTTAAGATTTTTGATTTGGGCGCCGGGGCGGCTTTGGTTTTGCTTGTGCTGTTTTTTGGCTTGCTATTTTGGGTGCCCGCAAAGCTAAAAAGTATCGGCAAAGCGCAGGATGAATATAACGAATTTTACAAAGAAGTTTTTATCCCCGCACTCATCAAAGATATCGACGAGAGCTTTACGTATAGCGCCTACGGCGGCATTTCGCAGAGCGAATTTGACGCGGCGGGGATTTATAGACCGAGCATATTTTATAGCGAAGATAGCGTACGCGGAGTCTATAAAGGCGTCAAATTTAGCCTGTGCGAGGTGATCAGCCATGAGCGCGAATACCCTCGGATAAATAACAAATACGTCGCCGCCTTCGTCCTGCTAAAGTACGCATTTGATCAGTATTCGGACTTCAAGGGTAGCGTGCTGGTTTGCGAGTTTAATAAGAAATTTCGCAGCAAAACGGTCGCCGTGAGTAAGGATTTTAACACTAAATTTCTAGGCGACAAAGAGCTGCTCGACGACGTCAAATTTAATGAAAATTTTAGAGTTTTTACGACCGATAAGATAGAGGCTAGATACCTGCTGACGCCTGCGTTTATGGGCAAGCTAAATATACTAAAAGCCTACAAAAACACTCTAAAATCGCCCAGCGTAGCCTTTATGGATAACAAATTTTATCTATTTTGCTTTAGCAGGAGAAATTTTTTCGAGGGACGACTCTTTGAGAGGCCTGATATCAACGAAGCTCGCCGCGAACAAAGATACGTGAGGCAGATGCTTAGCGTCATCGACGAGCTAAATTTAAGTTTAGATATCTATAGGTAA
- a CDS encoding ATP-dependent Clp protease ATP-binding subunit, whose translation MANLGENLTAQMQELVEKGVALAIHAKNPQTFPLHLLWALVADSGSLLNQVFNKMNVSKDAVELEVKSKAAQLPTSSNVSKENVQISKELINSLESAKALMVSLGDSYIAVDTWIISALELPEIKQILGKFTDVLEIRKNLESIRAGRKIDSQTGDETLDSLEKYGIDLTAKALNKELDPVIGRDEEITRMMQILIRKSKNNPILLGEPGVGKTAIVEGLAQKIVAKDVPTSLSNKRVVALDMSALIAGAKYRGEFEDRLKAVINEVKSAGNIILFIDEIHTIVGAGASEGSMDAANILKPALARGELHAVGATTLKEYRKYFEKDAALQRRFQPIDVKEPSVNEALQILRGIKERLEVHHGVTITDSALVAAAKLSDRYISNRFLPDKAIDLIDEAAAELKMQIESEPYELARIKREIVTLQVEKEALKMEDEAKNAARLAEIEKEIADLNEQKHALDGKFENEKAVFGGISKAKKEIDSLKSEAEIARRNGDLQRAAEIEYGKILEAANRQKELEKKWDEMKKLGVLLKNQVDEELVAEILSKWTGISVSKMLTSEKQKYLMIEEHLRESVVGQDAALHALARAIKRNKAGLNEGARPIGSFLFLGPTGVGKTQSAKALAKFLFDDERALIRFDMSEYMEKHSVSRLLGAPPGYVGYDEGGQLTEAVRRRPYSVILFDEIEKAHKDVFNVLLGILDDGRATDNKGVTVDFKNTIIILTSNIASNFIMDLKGEEREQAVKNELKNYFKPEFLNRLDDTIIFNPLDEDGLIKIVDIMFKELEKTLQNRGIKASLSEEAKKFIAGAGFDIVYGARPLRRALYELVEDPLADMILRDELESGDEIVIGSDKEKITISKI comes from the coding sequence GGCGTCGCGCTCGCGATTCACGCGAAAAATCCGCAAACGTTTCCGCTTCACTTGCTTTGGGCACTGGTCGCAGATAGCGGCTCGCTACTAAACCAAGTCTTTAACAAAATGAATGTCAGCAAGGACGCAGTGGAGCTTGAAGTAAAAAGCAAAGCCGCGCAGCTACCCACAAGCTCAAACGTGAGCAAAGAAAACGTGCAAATTTCAAAAGAGCTCATAAACTCTCTTGAAAGCGCAAAAGCTCTGATGGTGAGCCTAGGAGATAGCTATATCGCGGTAGATACGTGGATTATCTCGGCGCTTGAGCTGCCTGAGATCAAGCAAATTTTAGGCAAATTTACGGATGTTTTAGAAATCCGTAAAAATTTAGAAAGCATCAGGGCAGGGCGCAAGATAGATAGCCAAACCGGCGACGAGACGCTAGATAGCCTCGAAAAATACGGCATTGATCTAACCGCAAAGGCGCTAAATAAGGAGCTTGATCCGGTTATCGGACGCGACGAAGAGATCACGCGCATGATGCAAATTTTAATAAGAAAAAGTAAGAATAATCCTATTTTATTAGGCGAGCCGGGCGTGGGTAAAACCGCTATCGTCGAGGGCTTAGCGCAAAAAATCGTGGCAAAAGACGTACCGACTAGCCTATCAAACAAACGAGTAGTAGCACTCGATATGAGCGCTTTGATCGCGGGCGCGAAATACCGCGGCGAATTTGAAGACAGGCTAAAAGCCGTCATAAACGAAGTAAAAAGCGCGGGAAATATCATCCTCTTTATCGACGAGATCCATACTATCGTGGGCGCTGGAGCTAGCGAAGGCAGCATGGACGCGGCAAATATCCTAAAACCCGCGCTTGCTAGAGGCGAGCTGCACGCCGTGGGCGCTACGACGCTAAAAGAGTACCGCAAGTATTTTGAAAAGGACGCCGCATTGCAACGCCGCTTTCAGCCTATCGACGTCAAAGAGCCTAGCGTAAACGAAGCGCTTCAAATTTTACGTGGCATAAAAGAGCGCCTCGAGGTGCACCACGGCGTGACGATCACCGATAGCGCGCTGGTTGCGGCGGCAAAGCTAAGCGACCGCTACATCTCAAACCGCTTCTTGCCGGATAAAGCGATCGATCTCATCGACGAGGCCGCGGCCGAGCTAAAAATGCAAATCGAAAGCGAGCCGTACGAACTAGCCCGCATCAAGCGCGAGATCGTAACGCTGCAAGTCGAAAAAGAGGCGCTAAAAATGGAAGACGAGGCTAAAAATGCGGCGCGCCTAGCCGAAATAGAAAAAGAAATCGCCGATCTAAACGAGCAAAAACACGCCCTTGACGGTAAATTTGAAAACGAAAAGGCGGTTTTTGGCGGCATCTCAAAAGCTAAAAAAGAGATAGATAGTCTAAAAAGCGAGGCTGAGATAGCGCGTAGAAATGGCGATCTACAGCGCGCCGCCGAGATCGAATACGGCAAAATTTTAGAAGCGGCCAACCGCCAAAAAGAGCTCGAAAAAAAATGGGACGAGATGAAAAAATTAGGCGTGCTACTCAAAAATCAGGTCGATGAGGAGCTGGTGGCTGAAATACTAAGCAAATGGACGGGAATTTCGGTCAGCAAAATGCTAACTAGCGAAAAGCAAAAATATCTGATGATCGAGGAGCATTTGCGCGAAAGCGTCGTCGGTCAGGATGCCGCTTTGCACGCTCTAGCAAGAGCTATCAAGCGAAATAAAGCCGGCCTAAACGAGGGCGCGCGTCCGATCGGATCGTTTTTGTTTCTGGGACCTACGGGCGTGGGTAAAACGCAGTCGGCGAAGGCTTTGGCTAAATTTTTATTTGACGACGAGCGTGCGCTCATACGCTTTGATATGAGCGAATATATGGAAAAGCACAGCGTCTCTCGCCTACTCGGAGCGCCTCCTGGATACGTGGGCTATGACGAAGGCGGACAGCTAACAGAAGCCGTGCGCAGACGTCCGTATAGCGTCATACTTTTTGACGAGATAGAAAAGGCTCACAAAGACGTGTTTAACGTGCTTTTAGGCATCCTAGACGACGGAAGGGCGACTGATAATAAAGGCGTGACGGTCGATTTTAAAAACACGATCATCATCCTCACGTCTAATATCGCGTCAAATTTTATTATGGATCTAAAAGGCGAGGAGCGCGAGCAAGCGGTCAAAAACGAGCTTAAAAACTACTTTAAACCCGAGTTTTTAAACCGATTAGACGACACGATAATCTTTAATCCGCTCGATGAAGACGGGCTAATAAAAATCGTGGATATAATGTTTAAAGAGCTTGAAAAAACGCTGCAAAATCGCGGTATCAAGGCGAGCCTAAGCGAAGAGGCGAAGAAATTTATCGCAGGTGCGGGCTTTGACATCGTTTACGGCGCTAGACCTTTACGCCGAGCTCTTTACGAGCTAGTGGAAGACCCGCTAGCCGATATGATCCTGCGCGACGAGCTTGAAAGCGGCGACGAGATCGTAATCGGTAGCGACAAAGAAAAAATAACGATCTCTAAAATTTAA